A single region of the Anoplolepis gracilipes chromosome 1, ASM4749672v1, whole genome shotgun sequence genome encodes:
- the LOC140672612 gene encoding inositol monophosphatase 2, whose product MARYAEDVYYETAIKLVHEAAQILRGSINGLKKVDEKLGNWDLVTEYDRKIEDVMIGELKRAFPSHRFIAEESTGKELPELTNDPTWIIDPIDGTTNFVHGFPHTCVVIGLAVKKEMVLGIVYNPILEQLFTARKGRGAFLNGKPIQVSKVQDLSKALVCMESGFIKIDDLREKMVERIQDIIKAAQGIRTLGVAALTLCYIALGIVEAYYIEGPGISTWDIAAASLIISEAGGVVVDRITGEPIDIMKPRAVAACNDKIARDVVKIIREADQRVEMRAI is encoded by the exons ATGGCGCGATACGCCGAGGACGTGTACTACGAAACTGCCATTAAATTGGTGCACGAGGCTGCCCAG ATTCTTCGAGGTTCCATCAATGGCCTCAAGAAAGTCGACGAGAAGTTGGGTAATTGGGACCTCGTCACCGAATACGATCGCAAGATAGAGGACGTCATGATCGGCGAACTTAAACGCGCATTTCCGAGTCACAG ATTCATCGCGGAGGAGTCTACCGGCAAAGAGCTACCGGAACTGACCAACGACCCTACGTGGATCATAGATCCCATCGACGGCACCACCAACTTTGTCCACGGATTTCCGCATACATGCGTGGTCATCGGTTTAGCCGTCAAGAAGGAGATGGTCCTCGGTATCGTATATAATCCCATTCTCGAACAGCTGTTCACGGCTAGGAAAGGACGAGGCGCGTTCTTGAACGGGAAACCGATTCAAGTGTCCAAGGTTCAAG ACTTATCGAAAGCTCTGGTCTGCATGGAATCCGGCTTCATAAAGATAGACGATCTACGAGAAAAAATGGTGGAGAGGATCCAAGACATCATTAAAGCGGCTCAGGG CATTCGCACTCTCGGCGTAGCGGCGTTAACGTTATGTTACATCGCGCTGGGAATCGTCGAGGCCTATTACATCGAGGGCCCTGGCATTTCAACGTGGGACATAGCCGCGGCGTCGCTTATCATTTCAGAAGCGGGAGGTGTCGTTGTTGACCGCATAACAg gtGAACCAATCGATATTATGAAACCACGAGCAGTAGCCGCATGCAACGATAAAATCGCCCGCGATGTCGTTAAGATCATCCGCGAGGCTGATCAACGGGTAGAGATGAGggcgatataa
- the LOC140672604 gene encoding inositol monophosphatase 1-like, translated as MTTQEEFDYCYDFVLNLTIESGKVIRDAFQGSKKIETKAGDWDLVTQYDKKVEAILIDNLAKRFPTHNFIGEETVSHSNFLPELTNTPTWIIDPIDGTTNFVHSFPHTCISIALAVNKELEIGIVYNPILEQLFTARRGHGAFLNAKPIKSSDVEELEHSLLCLEASYATIEDIRDIILGRLEAFVSIAHGIRTMGSAALTLCHVAMGAVEGYHSDNLMPWDVAAGVLIIREAGGVVIDTNGGEFNVMSPKLLAVGNCKLARELVKLIKHADFKTRQRSLLLQATK; from the exons ATGACTACTCAAGAAGAATTCGATTACTGCTACGACTTCGTTTTGAATCTCACCATAGAATCTGGAAAG GTGATCCGTGATGCTTTTCAAggatctaaaaaaattgaaaccaAAGCTGGTGATTGGGATTTAGTGACACAGTATGACAAAAAAGTCGAAGCGATTCTAATCGATAATCTGGCAAAAAGATTTCCAACGCATAA CTTTATCGGCGAGGAAACAGTGTCACATTCCAATTTTCTGCCGGAGCTTACAAACACGCCTACGTGGATCATTGATCCGATCGACGGAACGACGAACTTCGTACATTCTTTCCCGCACACCTGCATATCGATCGCATTAGCTGTGAATAAGGAACTCGAGATTGGAATAGTTTACAATCCTATTTTAGAGCAATTGTTCACCGCTAGACGAGGCCACGGAGCGTTTCTCAATGCAAAACCGATTAAAAGCTCAGACGTGGAAG aactCGAGCATTCTTTGCTATGTTTAGAGGCCTCGTACGCGACTATCGAAGATATTCGTGATATCATTCTGGGGAGGCTGGAAGCTTTCGTCTCGATAGCACATGGAATAAGGACTATGGGTTCGGCAGCGTTAACATTGTGTCACGTAGCTATGGGAGCTGTCGAGGGTTATCATTCTGACAATCTGATGCCGTGGGATGTGGCCGCGGGTGTTCTTATCATCAGGGAAGCTGGCGGTGTGGTGATTGATACAAATG GTGGAGAGTTCAATGTTATGTCACCGAAACTTTTAGCTGTTGGTAATTGCAAGCTAGCGAGAGAActcgtaaaattaataaaacacgcGGATTTCAAAACTCGTCAAAGAAGCCTGTTATTGCAGGCAACGAaataa
- the LOC140672595 gene encoding inositol monophosphatase 1-like, whose translation MLKLPYLRYLCNHISLLKITNSIKYAVYIANQSVVPNLLTTAVMSTDLDIAKCCEFAKKLTLQAGEIIKCSFESEKTLYKKTKDDWDLATDIDHKVEKMLIDNLSKEFPDHKIVAEETVFMMKKEPELTDAPTWFIDPIDGTLNFIHGFPMFCISIGLLVGKEPVLGIIYNPITSELYSAIKGGGAFLNGKRIYTSKVTELEKSVQLFEPKIIQVMQEKNKDIFIARMIAIIEATEIMRHLGSAALSMAYVARGAAHCIHIDYLQSWDIAAGLVIISEAGGTIIETKGGVYNIMKPNIIAASNETLARKMSKLVIETDLEVERKWLEDQTRCKKETDHVK comes from the exons ATGTTGAAACTTCCTTATTTGCGCTATTTATGCAACCatatatcacttttaaagataacGAATAGTATTAAATATGCGGTTTATATTGCGAACCAATCAGTTGTACCGAATCTGTTAACGACAGCTGTCATGTCGACCGATTTAGACATTGCAAAATGCTGCGAGTTCGCGAAGAAACTCACGTTGCAAGCTGGTGAG ATAATCAAATGTAGTTTTGAGTCTGAAaagactttatataaaaaaacaaaagacgATTGGGACTTGGCAACCGATATTGATCACAAAGTTGAGAAAATGCTTATTGACAATCTGTCCAAGGAGTTTCCTGATCACAA AATTGTAGCGGAGGAAACTGTATTTATGATGAAGAAGGAACCGGAACTGACGGATGCGCCGACCTGGTTTATCGATCCAATCGACGGAACCCTGAATTTTATACACGGGTTCCCAATGTTCTGCATATCTATAGGTTTATTGGTCGGCAAAGAGCCCGTCCTAGGCATTATCTACAATCCTATAACTTCGGAGCTGTATAGTGCGATAAAAGGCGGGGGCGCGTTCCTAAACGGAAAACGGATTTACACTTCCAAAGTCACcg AACTGGAAAAATCAGTGCAATTGTTCGAGccaaaaattatacaagttATGCAGGAAAAAAACAAGGATATTTTTATCGCAAGAATGATCGCTATAATCGAGGCTacagaaat aaTGCGACACCTCGGATCGGCCGCACTAAGCATGGCGTACGTAGCGCGGGGTGCAGCACATTGTATACACATAGATTACCTCCAATCCTGGGACATCGCGGCGGGATTAGTGATCATTTCCGAAGCTGGTGGGACTATTATAGAGACGAAAG GTGGTGTCTACAACATTATGAAGCCGAATATCATCGCGGCATCAAATGAAACCCTGGCAcgtaaaatgtcaaaattagtTATCGAAACTGACTTAGAGGTAGAAAGAAAATGGCTTGAGGATCAGACGCGATGCAAAAAAGAAACGGATCACGTTAAATGA